A genome region from Eremothecium cymbalariae DBVPG#7215 chromosome 4, complete sequence includes the following:
- the PUT1 gene encoding proline dehydrogenase (similar to Ashbya gossypii AGL165W) codes for MLKNGRLPIAKIVSKSVKLDSGISGAFVRGYVSHTQSKQSTIAIPPAQVGEKLAPPSAGAFLKPLSTKELLSLGAIGCATINDKVLNSVIKVFPYVPSSVVKMFVSSLYCGGDNIMEAREKGKMLRGRGINNMMLSLTIEDCEGIKNIDINYIVEETIRSLHEVLKPNMEEQLSVAEDVNVIPPGYLALKPSALVSNPSDVLKNFMAPEWREKSDELVENCSRITEEVFRLNQEFAKRYPDRKAPFFVSTIDAEKYISQEPGVRELQRILFAKYNPRSSRMVSCIGTWQLYLRDSAAELELQRERAQREGYRLGLKLVRGAYLHSEPNRDIIFPSKEATDENFNDVMVKVIQDLLVRGEDSVYGHMVVASHNYHSQMLATMLLVSSDGSYGKANVVLAQLLGMSDNVTHDLIYNHGAKNIIKYVPWGPPEETKDYLLRRLQENGDAMKSESGWPLVKQVAKTLLHL; via the coding sequence atGTTGAAGAACGGTCGGCTGCCCATCGCTAAGATAGTAAGCAAGTCAGTCAAGTTGGATTCAGGTATTAGTGGAGCGTTTGTGCGAGGCTATGTGTCGCATACTCAGTCGAAGCAGTCGACGATTGCAATTCCGCCTGCGCAGGTAGGGGAGAAGCTTGCCCCGCCTTCTGCTGGGGCGTTTTTAAAGCCGTTGTCTACCAAGGAGCTATTGTCTCTTGGGGCAATTGGATGTGCTACGATTAATGATAAGGTATTAAACAGTGTGATAAAGGTGTTTCCATATGTGCCTAGTTCGGTAGTGAAGATGTTTGTATCATCGTTATACTGTGGCGGTGATAATATTATGGAAGCCAGAGAGAAGGGGAAGATGTTAAGGGGGCGTGgaattaataatatgatGTTGTCGTTAACAATTGAGGATTGTGAGGGTATCaagaatattgatattaattatattgttgaagagaCTATTAGGTCATTGcatgaagttttgaagCCAAACATGGAGGAGCAATTGTCGGTTGCGGAGGATGTTAATGTTATTCCACCGGGCTATTTAGCGTTAAAACCTTCTGCGTTGGTTTCAAACCCTTCTGATGTtcttaaaaacttcatgGCTCCTGAGTGGAGGGAGAAAAGCGATGAGTTGGTTGAAAATTGTTCAAGAATTACTGAGGAAGTCTTCCGGTTGAACCAAGAATTTGCGAAGAGATATCCTGATCGGAAGGCtcctttttttgtttcgACTATAGATGCTGAAAAATACATTTCACAGGAACCGGGGGTACGTGAACTACAAAGGATTTTGTTTGCTAAGTATAACCCTAGATCTTCACGTATGGTTTCCTGTATTGGTACATGGCAGTTGTACTTGAGAGACTCAGCCGCTGAGTTGGAACTCCAGCGTGAGAGGGCTCAACGTGAGGGGTATAGGTTAGGGTTGAAATTGGTGAGGGGCGCATATCTTCACTCAGAACCCAATAGAGACATCATATTCCCTTCAAAGGAGGCTACGGACGAAAATTTCAACGATGTTATGGTCAAAGTCATTCAAGACTTATTAGTGAGAGGCGAGGACTCGGTATATGGGCATATGGTTGTTGCCTCTCATAATTACCACTCTCAAATGCTAGCGACGATGCTTTTGGTATCCTCTGACGGTTCATACGGAAAGGCTAACGTAGTGTTAGCTCAGTTGTTGGGCATGTCAGATAATGTGACCCACGACCTTATCTATAACCACGGTGctaaaaatattattaaatacGTCCCTTGGGGGCCTCCTGAAGAAACTAAAGATTACCTATTAAGAAGGTTGCAAGAAAATGGCGATGCTATGAAATCTGAAAGCGGATGGCCTCTAGTTAAACAGGTTGCAAAAACTCTCTTGCATCTTTAA
- the RRN5 gene encoding Rrn5p (similar to Ashbya gossypii AGL166W), with product MAKRKLDDDRFITLKRRNYVPLERYCQVFNQEVKCFMDPFNRKNEFRDSVIHIDGKVRYLQDADDGKCIIETDSDKDSEDEELEIAKNYELGTCWTGKEKQMFFHCLSRYSIHTLDEWSDQLPNKSKYEILVYHDVLNTNLNQLKRMNTKKRGGILTKKELPIAYEMDPFFVELEEAYSQLIKTEIEDVVNADHKVELDSTEEGVINWHNWYKRWAPIYSRHRIQEYQPPPKEPPLFSTASEQYVEELLRRYTKKLIFYSVIPHIDKKFVSKDSLKYPDAFLEEITQRTNIEKKKRSPLVESYIWDNDEIEVRTTNLEFPHLITPSDIWKAMIVLRKTGHLMPTLPETVVDTLTKFQLEHEEGKLFKNKNIPQALIVPMLQHKVSSYKLIVGLPSHVDFKKSSPPPTSSLETHPASSPLRAISSVPSSALTILHNSKLPIRPAPPLAFEEDHLIMEKKLFSLCGKKSALLPYARFIADDPYNSTDNPFYERLFLFDALSTNALDVNNSRLYQHALVLHMHAPAEHLPHQQHSTVSLESSTTPSENDIPAAILDLYQYYG from the coding sequence ATGGCCAAGAGAaaattggatgatgataggTTTATCAcattgaaaagaaggaacTATGTTCCTTTAGAAAGGTATTGTCAGGTTTTCAACCAAGAGGTGAAATGCTTTATGGACCCATTTAATCGTAAGAATGAATTTCGAGATTCGGTAATCCATATAGATGGTAAAGTACGGTATTTGCAAGATGCGGATGATGGGAAGTGTATTATAGAGACTGATTCAGATAAAGattcagaagatgaagagttGGAGATAGCGAAGAATTATGAACTGGGGACATGCTGGACAGGTAAAGAAAAGCAAATGTTTTTCCATTGTTTATCAAGATATTCAATCCATACGTTGGATGAATGGTCCGATCAATTACCGAACAAGAGTAAATATGAGATCCTTGTATACCACGATGTTCTCAATACCAATTTGAATCAGCTAAAAAGAATGAATACCAAGAAGCGTGGTGGTATCTTAACCAAGAAAGAGCTCCCAATAGCATACGAAATGGATCCATTCTTTGTTGAACTTGAAGAAGCTTACAGTCAGCTAATTAAGACAGAAATAGAGGATGTAGTTAATGCAGACCACAAAGTAGAACTTGATTCAACGGAAGAAGGTGTCATAAATTGGCATAATTGGTACAAACGATGGGCCCCAATATATTCGCGTCATAGAATACAAGAATACCAACCACCACCTAAAGAGCCACCTCTATTTTCAACAGCTAGTGAGCAATACGTGGAGGAACTATTACGAAGATATACAAAAAAACTAATATTCTATTCCGTGATCCCGCACATCGATAAAAAGTTCGTTTCAAAAGACTCATTGAAATATCCAGACGCCTTTCTTGAGGAAATTACTCAAAGGACCAACatagaaaaaaaaaagcGATCCCCACTTGTAGAATCTTATATATGGGATAACGATGAAATAGAAGTCAGAACTACAAATCTAGAATTCCCTCATCTAATAACCCCCTCAGATATTTGGAAGGCAATGATCGTTCTCCGAAAAACAGGTCATTTAATGCCAACCCTTCCCGAAACAGTAGTAGACACCCTAACAAAATTTCAATTGGAACATGAAGAGGGGAAgctcttcaaaaataaaaatatccCACAAGCCCTTATAGTACCAATGTTACAACACAAGGTCTCTTCATACAAACTAATAGTGGGCCTGCCTTCCCATGTTGACTTCAAAAAGTCATCACCGCCGCCGACGTCTTCATTGGAAACCCATCCCGCTTCCTCTCCTTTGCGCGCTATTAGCAGCGTTCCTTCCTCTGCCCTAACCATCCTTCACAACTCAAAATTGCCGATCCGTCCCGCCCCGCCTCTTGCCTTTGAAGAAGACCATTTAATCATGGAAAAAAAACTATTCTCCCTTTGTGGAAAGAAATCTGCACTACTGCCGTACGCCCGCTTTATTGCAGATGATCCTTACAATTCTACCGATAATCCCTTCTACGAACGTTTGTTTCTCTTCGACGCTCTATCCACTAATGCACTAGACGTAAATAATTCCAGGTTATATCAGCATGCCTTGGTTCTTCACATGCATGCCCCCGCAGAACACCTCCCTCACCAACAACATTCCACCGTATCCCTAGAATCATCAACCACTCCCTCCGAAAATGATATACCTGCTGCAATTCTGGACTTGTATCAATACTACGGCTGA
- the SLS1 gene encoding Sls1p (similar to Ashbya gossypii AGL167C), which translates to MLKQNKAYGKLWQSMNSLIRVNHSQTALRYHSSNGSICKTDVEQIQEATPEHKNPIGHYPENEINTVQSEPYIKPNSGQKLQPENDHFLVLDPQQTGILKKRSIPTYFKQNQQKRLSILQGMEINPSFSAKGSNAKKNSATAKKFSSDDLLRAIEHQRKNLLEFESLVSNDQLQKAIHDMKPISSALKMSQKRYEQLKNSLEIAYTLPQLKQYCKRYNSYKTSRLSKKKLIQKIMDEFWECQIDESVNELDDLILEQVMDVTQRDMYLLLLTDNGKILQNLARIGATIAAVLAENKIIVRGTRPMIRYVEVSIANILNNISSQYVSMQDFIEEHSEIDKNKTSCQFTPQQIIELVQKEGSSYFEEVSDENGKDIFLLSALGEKRVATSKKLLLWALDYKPQVTQDVIFCGSQDKNMLCYAKYPVSNTDWFDWISKKENWFRLQRIRPKNPVDASSTEPRQLVLSDDTVNKVHLFCIEEKANNVSPITNNAAESKSVSVTLGQILTNEHDSKQLFQAQIPQTSTKILKLPLYDGLASPDELFNVDQHQYFIQLKFIPELSALNFKHNIPPLELWFALNDEDGVEKDSIRCINHLEERSMILQAPELYHDFKITMDHVSEMVPLEREEKMNWIEEHQPGLKEYLDKMRLDLNSKYQSRNQVLPEELSLNIKLENGENTYAKYRYLTMNYRRVLNLKYMDKHLVQFSNVNGGNLGGTFSQIEFIGGELLDYHKFSSFIKDVTRFH; encoded by the coding sequence ATGTTAAAGCAGAATAAGGCTTATGGGAAGTTATGGCAGAGTATGAACTCTCTTATACGTGTGAACCACTCGCAGACTGCACTACGATATCATTCAAGCAACGGCTCTATATGTAAAACTGATGTGGAACAGATCCAAGAGGCTACTCCTGAACATAAAAACCCTATAGGTCACTATCCAGAAAATGAGATCAATACTGTACAATCAGAACCATACATAAAACCAAATAGTGGCCAAAAACTGCAGCCAGAAAATGATCACTTTCTAGTTTTGGATCCGCAACAAACGggtattttaaagaaaagaagcataCCTACGTATttcaaacaaaaccaacaaaagAGACTGAGCATATTGCAAGGTATGGAAATTAATCCGAGCTTTTCTGCTAAAGGTTCGAATGCGAAGAAGAACAGTGCAACCGCTAAAAAATTCTCCTCTGACGACCTCTTACGAGCAATTGAACATCAAAGGAAGAATTTATTAGAATTTGAAAGTTTAGTTTCCAATGATCAACTACAGAAGGCCATTCATGATATGAAACCGATAAGTTCTGCATTAAAGATGTCACAAAAGAGATACGAACAATTAAAGAACTCGTTAGAAATTGCATATACCTTGCCTCAGTTAAAACAGTATTGTAAACGTTATAACAGCTACAAAACTTCGAGGCTTTCGAAGAAAAAGTTGATCCAGAAGATTATGGATGAATTCTGGGAATGCCAGATAGATGAATCAGTTAATGAATTAGATGACTTAATCTTGGAACAAGTGATGGATGTTACACAAAGAGAtatgtatttgttgttgctgacTGATAACGGTAAAATATTGCAGAATTTGGCTCGTATCGGTGCGACTATAGCTGCTGTATTAGCAGAAAATAAGATTATTGTCCGCGGCACAAGACCTATGATTAGATATGTTGAGGTTTCTATTgctaatattttgaataatatcaGTTCGCAATATGTCTCTATGCAGGATTTTATTGAGGAGCACTCTGAAATTGATAAGAATAAGACTAGCTGCCAGTTCACACCACAACAAATAATAGAATTAGTACAAAAAGAAGGTTCCTCATATTTTGAGGAAGTCTCTGATGAAAATGGCAAggatatctttttgttaaGTGCACTAGGAGAAAAGAGGGTTGCAACCTCCAAAAAGCTATTGCTTTGGGCGTTAGATTACAAACCGCAGGTAACTCAAGATGTAATATTTTGTGGTAGTCAGGATAAAAACATGTTATGCTACGCCAAATATCCAGTATCCAATACAGATTGGTTTGATTGGATCTCTAAAAAGGAGAACTGGTTCAGGTTGCAAAGAATTCGTCCTAAGAATCCTGTGGACGCGTCTAGTACGGAACCACGACAACTGGTCCTTTCAGATGACACGGTTAATAAAGTTCACCTATTTTGCATCGAAGAAAAAGCCAATAACGTTTCTCCTATAACCAATAATGCTGCAGAATCAAAATCTGTCAGTGTAACTTTGGGGCAAATCCTCACAAACGAACATGACTCTAAACAGCTATTTCAGGCTCAAATTCCACAAACGAGTACGAAAATCTTAAAACTTCCTCTTTATGATGGATTAGCATCTCCAGACGAGTTGTTTAACGTAGACCAACATCAGTATTTCATCCAGCTAAAGTTTATCCCAGAATTGTCAGCATTGAACTTTAAGCACAATATCCCGCCCTTGGAGTTGTGGTTTGCATTGAACGACGAAGACGGTGTTGAAAAGGACAGTATCCGCTGTATCAATCACTTAGAAGAGAGATCTATGATATTACAGGCTCCGGAACTATATCACGATTTTAAAATTACCATGGATCATGTCTCTGAAATGGTGCCATtagaaagagaagaaaaaatgaaCTGGATTGAAGAACACCAACCTGGgttgaaagaatatttggacAAAATGAGATTAGATctgaattcaaaatatcaatcCAGAAACCAAGTACTTCCTGAGGAACTTTCattaaatataaaattagaGAACGGTGAAAACACATATGCTAAATACAGGTACTTGACCATGAACTATCGCAGAGTCCTGAACTTAAAGTACATGGATAAACATTTGGTCCAATTTTCCAATGTGAACGGAGGAAATCTTGGTGGAACGTTTTCTCAGATAGAATTCATAGGAGGAGAATTATTAGACTACCACAAATTTAGCTCCTTTATCAAGGATGTTACTAGGTTTCACTAA
- the CWC15 gene encoding U2-type spliceosomal complex subunit CWC15 (similar to Ashbya gossypii AGL168W): MTTSHRPQLEARSGSRSHGNSQYVPTKLEHARLLPGHTKLKRRRGKSGRHKRGNEADSSVDKVFTVSEATSKSGGRACSDVGEEHSALEVGDGDGGGDVGSSYGEESDEEGLLLQELERLRSEKMMEKVKAQQLEEDKSLEAAADSGNDLEGHGPNVAGSSSEGWRSDAVFGRRKKPKSERKNLSNSISSDKYTNDLIQSEYHQDFLKRMAK; encoded by the coding sequence ATGACCACTTCACATAGGCCCCAATTGGAAGCCAGGAGTGGGAGTAGATCACATGGTAATTCTCAATATGTACCAACCAAACTAGAGCATGCTAGGCTACTGCCTGGGCACACAAAGTTGAAACGTAGACGGGGTAAGAGTGGCCGGCATAAGCGTGGCAATGAAGCAGACTCATCGGTAGATAAAGTATTTACGGTGTCTGAAGCTACGAGCAAAAGTGGCGGGAGGGCGTGTTCTGATGTTGGAGAAGAGCATTCTGCGTTGGAAGTcggtgatggtgatgggGGTGGAGATGTGGGTAGCAGTTACGGAGAGGAGTCAGATGAGGAGGGCCTTTTGTTGCAGGAGTTAGAAAGATTGCGCAGTGAGAAGATGATGGAGAAGGTGAAGGCGCAGCAATTAGAGGAGGATAAATCGTTGGAGGCAGCTGCTGATTCCGGTAATGATTTGGAGGGCCACGGTCCAAATGTGGCAGGGTCTTCTTCTGAGGGTTGGAGGTCTGATGCTGTTTTTGGTAGGCGAAAGAAGCCCAAGTCGGAAAGGAAGAATCTTTCGAATTCAATCTCTTCGGACAAATATACCAATGATCTAATTCAAAGCGAATATCACCAGGACTTTTTAAAGCGGATGGCAAAATAA
- the NBP2 gene encoding adaptor protein NBP2 (similar to Ashbya gossypii AGL169C), with translation MAKREEINIDHVTSASSDEDYTNTVGYISIKDYAYDESNPLHYGYFEEINMGNNDDSDFNNEYDESQREHFHNQYYGYNRGDNRNSSVNNRHEDGNISETADKRQSIVLPNEYVVDKKVVALYDFVPENDNELELKEGDVIYISYKHGQGWLVAENIDGTRTGLVPEEYVSIWKGDELPKGGDESSSRSEEEQARPFYLTQMITQNMKVAASKKASTDTSNDDEWEDIDGEQEYSGPKEGKCDTRRDIDIVEKSMHDKLSL, from the coding sequence ATGGCAAAACGAGAGGAGATCAATATTGATCATGTTACCAGTGCCTCAAGTGATGAAGATTACACTAATACGGTTGGTTACATTTCTATAAAAGACTATGCTTATGATGAATCCAATCCTCTACATTACGGGTACTTTGAAGAGATAAATATGGGAAACAATGATGATTCAGATTTTAATAATGAATATGACGAAAGCCAACGCGAACACTTTCATAACCAGTATTATGGTTACAATAGAGGAGATAATAGGAACAGTAGTGTAAATAACAGACATGAAGATGGTAATATCAGCGAGACGGCAGACAAGCGGCAGAGTATAGTGTTACCCAATGAGTATGTTGTAGATAAGAAGGTGGTTGCTCTTTATGATTTTGTTCCCgaaaatgataatgaattGGAGTTGAAGGAGGGtgatgttatatatatcagtTATAAACATGGCCAGGGGTGGTTGGTTGCGGAGAATATTGATGGGACACGGACAGGGTTGGTTCCTGAAGAATACGTATCAATATGGAAAGGTGATGAGCTGCCTAAGGGGGGGGACGAATCGTCGAGCCGGTCAGAGGAAGAACAAGCGAGACCATTTTACTTAACGCAAATGATAACACAAAATATGAAAGTAGCAGCGTCGAAGAAAGCGTCCACTGACACGtctaatgatgatgaatgGGAAGACATTGATGGCGAACAGGAGTACTCTGGGCCAAAGGAAGGAAAATGTGATACAAGGCGTGATATAGATATTGTAGAGAAGTCTATGCATGATAAATTATCATTATAG
- the ACL4 gene encoding Acl4p (similar to Ashbya gossypii AGL170W), whose product MVDLDGAIKLAISALSVNDSKEALKILKPFEKSLKTDNSENVQLFQVYADAYLENGQLDQAYPLLVKACELDPKGEITGSEKFFTLGQIVGSTDGIKILMQGIENLTGSSGELLKQEQIDKVVGGILAMIEIWLTDLCMEPDAESQCEELISKAIKISDAKSPETWSMLGSIRISQQRFEEAVEAFEKSWEFFRLKKENLERDMRCEVDNANPRSYAEYIELIQPFLALSKMCIEMGLYNTSLQILGAVKEIDEDNMEGYYLEGFTNYLIAKTSFFELQNPGVTINPNNIYELNQHIQGLPLDFSSEIIQEPIQEARVALSFALRLGENSDPDDEIAQELVIGTQSILQELGGPIDTAELIKLKRGEEVSAQDDVELDALSD is encoded by the coding sequence ATGGTTGACTTAGATGGAGCTATCAAACTTGCAATAAGTGCACTGTCTGTTAATGACTCAAAGGAGGCCCTTAAGATCTTGAAGCCCTTTGagaaatcattaaaaactGATAATTCAGAAAACGTTCAATTATTTCAGGTTTATGCAGATgcatatttggaaaatgggCAATTAGATCAGGCATATCCGCTACTGGTAAAGGCATGCGAGCTAGATCCAAAAGGTGAAATTACTGGAAGTGAGAAATTCTTCACTTTAGGACAAATTGTGGGAAGCACCGATGGAATTAAAATCCTGATGCAAGGTATAGAAAACCTCACAGGTTCTTCTGGTGAGTTACtaaaacaagaacaaattGATAAAGTTGTTGGCGGTATTTTAGCAATGATTGAAATATGGTTGACTGATTTATGCATGGAACCTGATGCCGAGTCCCAATGTGAGGAATTAATCTCAAAAGCCATCAAAATTTCTGACGCCAAATCTCCAGAAACATGGTCTATGTTAGGTTCTATAAGGATTTCTCAACAAcgatttgaagaagctgtAGAAGCATTCGAAAAATCTTGGGAATTCTTCAGGCTGAAGAAGGAAAATTTGGAAAGGGACATGAGATGTGAAGTTGATAATGCAAATCCAAGAAGTTATGCTGAATATATAGAATTAATTCAGCCCTTTTTGGCGCTCTCAAAAATGTGCATTGAAATGGGTTTGTACAACACTTCGTTACAAATTTTAGGGGCCGTAAAAGagattgatgaagataataTGGAGGGTTATTATTTGGAGGGGTTTACGAATTATTTGATTGCAAAAACTTCATTCTTTGAACTACAAAATCCTGGTGTGACTATAAACCCCAATAACATATATGAGCTTAATCAACATATTCAAGGGTTACCTTTAGACTTTTCATCTGAGATTATTCAAGAACCAATTCAAGAAGCTCGTGTAGCTCTAAGTTTTGCCCTCAGGCTGGGTGAAAACTCCGATccagatgatgagattgCACAAGAGTTAGTTATAGGGACTCAGTCCATCCTGCAGGAATTAGGAGGACCTATAGATACAGCAGAActtattaaattaaaacGTGGGGAAGAAGTTAGTGCTCAAGATGATGTAGAATTAGATGCTCTTTCAGACTAA
- the SSY1 gene encoding Ssy1p (similar to Ashbya gossypii AGL171W), producing MTSPLRGLFPERNNYDNFPNSSSRRSIGSEMGGGNFERVSGGADNKILNNADHSIPSSRQAQNSGSPRNSTESNILKSIIHEELKEGYSQLKDRLKSDRFYLSNRFKTKQGVSEGAETPTDEGSEVYFKTYDRKVENEYALRDRMNKLLDEMSSRPIKILNNDDLNDIFVGGHEQIDIKKPGKWGKICKILRENKNKGIQNISVYSSSKEDDTNSNETHIIDLDKNIRWERNEYNYNNSSKRMLKEKWDPFLITTSSNVLTSSYNKFKSSTNQQISMSMKRSQKYHVQRKLTARHLQMIAIGASLGVGLYLTSGKAFSVAGPLGTLIGFSICGSICLATMLSFTELSTLIPISSGFSGLASRFVEDAFGFALGWSYWISFTIALPSQIVASIFMISYYSPDWTTTVKSTLIFVTVFWIYVTAVNLLDVRFFGEIIYTSTLFKLLITIIMMFAMFVLNLGGRNTRVGFRFWDSSKSPPGLTYGLFRPTFDLMDTGQGSLNGIHGIKGNVLSVVLVVLISTFSFSGVEMAFVASGEAINPRRTLPAATKRTFAQIIPIYILAILFAGLNIYSGDSRLLRYFPPTHNPVNMSSEDIQWQIENTCTGDKIYNLGASNNGNKSPWVIALQSFGLCTFASAFNGILIFFGVSAACSSLFASSRTLYSMATQEKAPRIFQTCNHYGVPWVAVLFSSAFGVIAYLAVNEACYRNFQTLSNLASATIAIIWCGLNVSFLRFYFALKRRPDIISRDDPNFPYKSPFQPYLSLYGLIGSTLVVFFMGFTNFIDGFWSTRSFVSSYGGLILFIACYASYKTFGTSKIQRLDQLDMDTGRREMDRMIWDEHRQYSGSIGEKLRNLVTWWF from the coding sequence ATGACCAGTCCTCTCCGTGGTCTATTTCCAGAGAGGAATAATTATGATAACTTCCCAAATTCATCTTCTCGAAGATCCATAGGGAGTGAAATGGGGGGAGGAAATTTTGAACGTGTATCTGGAGGAGCTGACAACAAAATACTGAATAATGCGGACCATAGTATTCCTTCTTCACGTCAGGCACAGAACAGTGGGAGCCCTCGAAATTCAACAGAAagtaatattttaaaatctaTAATTCATGAAGAGCTTAAGGAAGGGTATAGTCAATTAAAAGATCGCTTGAAAAGCGACCGATTTTATTTAAGTAATAGATTCAAAACTAAGCAGGGTGTTTCTGAAGGGGCTGAAACGCCTACAGATGAGGGTAGTGaagtttattttaaaacttaCGATCgtaaagttgaaaatgagTATGCACTAAGAGATAGGATGAACAAACTCCTTGATGAAATGAGTAGTAGGCCCATTAAGATACTAAACAATGATGATTTAAATGACatatttgttggtggtcatgaacaaattgatattaaaaaaccTGGGAAATGGGGAAAGATATGTAAAATCCTTCGAGAGAATAAGAATAAAGGAATACAAAACATTTCGGTGTACAGTAGTTCAAAGGAAGATGATACAAATTCGAATGAGACACATATAATTGATTTAGATAAAAATATACGATGGGAGAGAAACGAATATAACTATAATAACAGCTCGAAGAGAATGCTTAAGGAAAAGTGGGATCCATTTTTAATAACCACTTCCAGCAATGTACTTACAAGTAGTTATAACAAATTTAAGTCGTCTACGAATCAGCAAATTAGCATGTCTATGAAAAGATCCCAAAAGTATCACGTTCAAAGGAAATTGACAGCACGCCATCTTCAGATGATTGCCATTGGTGCTTCGTTGGGAGTAGGGCTTTATTTAACTTCTGGTAAGGCATTCAGTGTGGCAGGACCTTTGGGAACTTTAATCGGGTTTTCTATTTGTGGAAGCATTTGTCTAGCAACTATGCTATCGTTTACCGAACTTTCAACCTTAATTCCTATATCTTCCGGCTTTTCTGGTCTCGCTTCTAGGTTTGTAGAGGATGCCTTTGGTTTTGCCTTGGGGTGGTCTTATTGGATATCTTTTACTATTGCATTACCTAGCCAAATTGTTGCTAGCATTTTTATGATAAGCTACTATTCACCAGATTGGACTACTACCGTGAAATCCACACTAATATTTGTTACTGTTTTCTGGATATACGTAACGGCAGTAAACCTATTGGATGTGCGGTTCTTTGGTGAGATAATTTATACATCTACTCTTTTCAAACTACTAATTACAATTATCATGATGTTTGCCATGTTTGTGCTAAATTTGGGAGGTCGCAATACAAGAGTTGGATTTAGGTTTTGGGATAGTTCCAAATCACCACCTGGACTTACCTATGGACTATTTCGTCCAACGTTTGACTTAATGGACACAGGACAAGGAAGTCTAAATGGTATTCATGGTATAAAGGGAAATGTTTTGTCCGTGGTGTTGGTGGTACTAATATCCACATTTTCTTTCAGTGGCGTTGAAATGGCGTTTGTTGCTAGTGGTGAAGCAATCAATCCTAGAAGGACTTTGCCTGCCGCTACCAAACGTACGTTTGCCCAAATAATACCAATTTATATACTTGCTATTCTTTTTGCGGGGCTAAACATTTATAGTGGTGACTCCAGATTACTAAGATATTTCCCCCCTACTCATAATCCTGTTAATATGAGTAGCGAGGACATCCAGTGGCAGATAGAGAATACTTGTACAGGTGATAAGATTTATAATTTAGGTGCCAGCAACAACGGAAACAAAAGTCCGTGGGTCATAGCATTGCAAAGTTTCGGTCTTTGCACATTTGCATCAGCATTCAATGGCATTCtaattttctttggagTGAGTGCAGCATGTTCATCGCTATTCGCTTCAAGTAGAACCTTGTATTCGATGGCTACCCAAGAGAAGGCCCCAAGAATATTTCAAACATGCAACCATTATGGAGTGCCATGGGTGGctgttttgttttctagCGCTTTTGGCGTTATAGCATACTTAGCTGTAAATGAGGCTTGTTATAGAAACTTCCAGACGCTTTCAAACTTAGCCAGTGCTACGATCGCGATCATCTGGTGTGGTTTGAATGTATCATTTTTGAGGTTTTATTTTGCGTTGAAAAGAAGACcagatattatttctaGAGACGATCCAAATTTCCCGTATAAGTCTCCATTCCAACCCTATTTATCACTCTACGGGCTTATAGGCTCAACTTTAGTCGTCTTTTTTATGGGTTTTACTAACTTCATCGATGGGTTTTGGTCAACCAGGTCTTTTGTGTCGTCATATGGTGGTTTAATCTTATTCATAGCGTGTTACGCTAGCTACAAAACATTTGGCACATCAAAAATTCAACGTTTAGACCAGTTAGATATGGATACAGGGAGACGTGAAATGGATAGAATGATTTGGGATGAGCATAGGCAATATTCTGGTAGTATTGGAGAAAAGTTACGGAATCTGGTTACATGGTGGTTCTAA